AGCATCAAATGCAAAGCATCCGCATCTTCCTTCTAGTTTAGTATTTAATTCCTTGGCCAAGTTTGCAAATGATAAACCTGAGGAGCCCGCCCCATGgtggaaaataaagatggGAATTGAAGTGGTATTTGATAACAATGAAGTAGGTAATGTATAGTATGTATTTACGTCCAGATCTCTATCAGGAAGACTTACCAACTCcttattatcaaaaaaatcactCCAAGTGGGTAAACTACTCTTTTCCTTACTTGAAATTCTATCAGTAGTACTACCGGTTTTGCCCGTATATTTTCTGTTCCTATTTGATTGTCCATTAAATGATGGCAGGGAACCTAATGCATCACCATCgttttcatcatcctcGTATGCTTCTTGGAATGTCGCATCTAGAACATTCTTGGCTCTCTCAAACTGGGATAaagcaatttttcttctcaaatCGTCAgacattgaaaatttgaaaatgtcCTACCGTTACTACCAGTTTGTTGCCGTATTTTTGACTCTTTGTTGAGCATTAGTTGATCATTACCGCTGCAGTCAGTTAATGATATCCCTAAATAGGCATATTGtacaatttcaaatatattaCCCGAATTACAAGAACAATAGGGTCTTCTACAATATTACTATGAACAATTCATAGGGGAACATAGTCCACTTCAATGTCGGTGCCAACGATTCTATTTGTTGTAAGTATATATGCTGTTTCCCGGCAATACTTTATATTGGGGGAATTTTCTGGAGGTTTAAGGGCATATTACTACGTCAAGGCTGGGATTGACCTTCTGGTATATATTACGTTGCGCAGGACATTCCTTATACTTGAGCCTTTGTAAAAACTTCTTCGTTCTCCTGACCAACCGTTCAATTATGTtgtgaattttttgatccGAGTTTGAAACATCCAAATTCACAAACAAACCGTTGTCATCCTGAGTTGGCGTCGGCCATTGAGCTTCCTCTATGTGTTTTAAATCTTTCATTTTAAGAAATCTAAGTAAGGAAATTGTTTCTCCACATGTGTACCGTATAAAGTTCTTGTTATGAATTAGAAGGATTATCACAAAAGCCCTCCATCAAATCTGATAATTTCATTACCCAAAGACTGTAATACCTTGGGTGTAAAGATCGTATTTTTTGATGTCTTCGTGATATTTTGCAGATCTTTCCATTTTATAAATTTCTGCAAATATCGTGCATCAGCTCATCTTGGAATTGGCACAATCTGcgtaatttttttcttggttcTCTTCTCCTTTTGATTTTAAGAGCGCTTTCTATTCAGTAGCAGATTTTCAGTAAATAAAGCCATCTTTCTCAAGTAAACTCATGATCATGCAGTTGTTCAAAATTACACCAATAACGATGTTATCTTTAAAACTTTCCCCAGAAAGAAGATGGCACTTTTGCACTAAATACTTCAAACTATTTAACTTTGAAGCAGGACATATTGCCGGTTATTTGACCATGCTGGCGCCGTTGACATTCATGTAAGCAGTATTAGCTTTTAAACTGCCATTAACGCACCTATACGATTGCGGCGGTGCGAAAACAGTAACTAGCACTCTTACGGCTCATTGTTTCCTCTATCCAAAGTTGCCTATATCACAATAAAATTAGAAATTAATCATTTTAATAAGCTTGCTGCCATTCAGTGACTCGCAATCTACGTTTTAAACGTAATTTAAAAATCCACTTCCACCTACATATTTTGCAACAGTCGTACGACAGAAACTGAGGCTCTATAAAATGAGATGTGCTAATTGTTCTTTCTTGGCTGGTTTCAGCTACATCTTTCTGTAATCAATCTACAAATTTACACGCGAGCTTCATTTTGACAGTAAACAAATGTAAAAGACACATGCAATAAAAGCGGTCCAGAAAACAAACGACAAAGCCACCAAAAATGTTTGCAAACGTTGGATTTAGAACTTTGAGGGTCTCGAGAGGTCCCCTTTATGGTATGTTTATTGTTTTATTCATTGGTGTGCTAATTGCTAAATTTGCGGGACAAATGCTAATCGACTCAGAGACTAACTTTTCTCATATCATAGGATCCTGCAGTCAAATCATCAGCTTTTCCAAGAGGACTTTTTACTCAAGTGCCAAGAGTGGGTATCAATCGAACAACAGTCATGGTGATGCGTATAGTTCAGGTAGCCAATCAGGCCCGTTCACCTATAAAACCGCGGTAGCTTTCCAACCAAAAGACAGAGACGATCTGATATACCAAAAACTAAAGGATTCTATTAGATCACCTACAGGAGAAGACAACTATTTTGTTACATCAAACAACGTTCACGATATTTTTGCCGGTGTCGCAGACGGTGTTGGAGGATGGGCTGAGCATGGGTATGACTCCAGCGCCATCTCAAGAGAATTGtgtaaaaaaatggacGAAATAAGCACTGCTTTAGCAGAAAATTCATCCAAAGAAACGCTTTTAAcgccaaagaaaattattgGTGCTGCATACGCAAAAATTAGGGATGAGAAAGTAGTGAAGGTTGGTGGGACAACAGCCATTGTGGCTCACTTCCCATCTAATGGAAAATTGGAAGTTGCCAACTTGGGTGATTCTTGGTGTGGAGTCTTCAGAGATTCTAAACTTGTATTCCAGACAAAGTTTCAAACTGTTGGATTTAATGCTCCTTACCAATTGTCAATCATTCCAGAAGAAATGTTGAAAGAGGCCGAAAGAAGGGGTAGCAAGTATATTTTAAACACCCCCAGAGACGCTGATGAATATAGCttccaattgaaaaaaaaggatattattatattggCTACCGATGGTGTAACCGATAATATTGCCACAGATGATATTGAGCTTTT
This genomic interval from Saccharomyces cerevisiae S288C chromosome VIII, complete sequence contains the following:
- the PTC7 gene encoding type 2C protein phosphatase PTC7 (Type 2C serine/threonine protein phosphatase (PP2C); alternatively spliced to create two mRNA isoforms; protein from spliced form localizes to the mitochondria while the one from the unspliced form is localized to the nuclear envelope; activates coenzyme Q6 biosynthesis by dephosphorylation of demethoxy-Q6 hydroxylase Coq7p); its protein translation is MFANVGFRTLRVSRGPLYGSCSQIISFSKRTFYSSAKSGYQSNNSHGDAYSSGSQSGPFTYKTAVAFQPKDRDDLIYQKLKDSIRSPTGEDNYFVTSNNVHDIFAGVADGVGGWAEHGYDSSAISRELCKKMDEISTALAENSSKETLLTPKKIIGAAYAKIRDEKVVKVGGTTAIVAHFPSNGKLEVANLGDSWCGVFRDSKLVFQTKFQTVGFNAPYQLSIIPEEMLKEAERRGSKYILNTPRDADEYSFQLKKKDIIILATDGVTDNIATDDIELFLKDNAARTNDELQLLSQKFVDNVVSLSKDPNYPSVFAQEISKLTGKNYSGGKEDDITVVVVRVD